From one Pirellulales bacterium genomic stretch:
- a CDS encoding DUF1501 domain-containing protein: MASHIFCDGLRRRDFIKVGALGGLGLHLAGYLRLAEAGQVAPAKGRSAIYIYLQGGPSHQDMFDLKPEAPAEYRGEFKPIKTNVPGIEICEHLPKLAKCADKFTILRGVSHTLGAHNLGTDYMNTGNRPLRSLDYPGYGAVISRELPVPKELPSAVAIPSTTARPGYLGVQYATLETSAVPMLGKPFAVRGISLSRGLTVADMERRHHLLDDLDTTFKGYERNSDVLQGLDKFDRQAYDIVSSPAARKAFDTSLEPAAVAEKFGNHAFGQSCLLATRLVEAGVRFVTINYGGWDTHGQNFKALKERKLPEFDDGFSALLTNLSQRGLLDSTSVFVTGEFGRTPKINPNAGRDHWPQAMFTLLAGGGMKIGQVIGASDEKAAKPKDRAISPDDVAASFYRSLGIDYTKEYRTPTGRPVMIVRNGTPVPELFG, translated from the coding sequence ATGGCATCTCACATTTTTTGCGACGGATTGCGACGACGCGATTTCATCAAGGTCGGGGCACTTGGCGGGCTCGGTTTGCATTTGGCCGGCTATCTGCGGCTCGCCGAAGCGGGGCAGGTGGCGCCGGCCAAGGGCCGCTCGGCCATCTACATCTATCTGCAAGGCGGTCCCTCGCACCAAGACATGTTCGATCTCAAGCCCGAGGCGCCCGCCGAATATCGCGGCGAATTCAAGCCGATCAAAACGAATGTGCCCGGCATCGAGATCTGCGAACATTTGCCGAAGCTGGCGAAGTGTGCCGACAAGTTCACGATTCTACGCGGCGTTAGCCACACGCTGGGCGCCCACAATCTCGGCACCGACTATATGAACACCGGCAACCGGCCGCTGCGGTCGCTCGATTATCCCGGCTACGGGGCCGTGATCAGCCGCGAGCTGCCCGTGCCGAAAGAGCTTCCCTCGGCCGTGGCGATTCCGAGCACGACCGCCCGCCCCGGCTACTTGGGCGTGCAATACGCCACGCTCGAAACGAGCGCCGTGCCCATGCTCGGCAAGCCATTTGCCGTGCGCGGCATATCGCTGTCGCGCGGGCTGACGGTGGCTGACATGGAGCGCCGCCATCATTTGCTCGACGATCTCGACACGACGTTCAAAGGCTATGAGCGCAATAGCGACGTGCTCCAGGGATTAGACAAATTCGATCGCCAAGCGTACGACATCGTCAGTTCGCCGGCTGCTCGCAAGGCGTTCGACACGAGTCTTGAGCCGGCGGCGGTCGCCGAAAAATTCGGCAACCATGCCTTCGGGCAAAGTTGCCTGCTGGCCACGCGGCTGGTGGAAGCGGGTGTGCGATTCGTCACCATCAACTACGGCGGCTGGGATACTCATGGTCAGAATTTCAAAGCGCTCAAGGAGCGCAAGCTGCCGGAATTCGACGACGGATTTTCCGCGCTGCTCACCAACCTATCCCAACGGGGATTGTTGGATTCGACTTCGGTGTTCGTCACGGGCGAATTTGGCCGCACGCCGAAAATCAATCCGAATGCCGGCCGCGATCACTGGCCGCAAGCGATGTTCACGCTGCTGGCCGGCGGCGGCATGAAAATCGGGCAAGTGATCGGTGCGAGCGACGAGAAAGCCGCCAAGCCGAAAGATCGGGCAATCAGCCCCGACGACGTTGCCGCGTCGTTCTATCGCAGCCTGGGGATCGACTACACGAAGGAATACCGCACGCCGACCGGCCGCCCGGTGATGATCGTTCGCAACGGCACACCAGTGCCGGAGCTTTTCGGCTAG
- a CDS encoding NAD(P)-dependent oxidoreductase, translating into MKETIGFIGLGGMGMAMATNLLKAGFGLRVYNRTAERARPLVERGAALARSPAEAVEPGGIVVTMVSDDRAVEETTLGADGLLAALGGGVHLSMSTIAPHTARRLAALHKEQGASYIASPVFGKPDVAAEAKLWIVTSGADATARQRVRPLQEAMSRGITDFGDEPGAANIIKLSGNFLLGAAIEAMAEAFTMAQKHGVPRTATYQFFTQTLFDCFVYRAYGELISSERYEPVGAKPSLIRKDYGLILEAAAEQMVPMPLAALIHQRLTATVAKGRENFDWSGFAREVSESAGL; encoded by the coding sequence ATGAAAGAAACCATCGGCTTTATCGGCCTCGGCGGCATGGGCATGGCAATGGCCACGAACCTTCTCAAAGCCGGCTTCGGCTTGCGAGTTTATAACCGCACCGCGGAAAGAGCTCGACCATTGGTCGAGCGAGGCGCGGCCCTTGCGCGGAGCCCGGCCGAGGCCGTCGAGCCCGGCGGCATCGTGGTTACGATGGTTTCCGATGATCGAGCCGTCGAGGAAACGACGCTGGGAGCCGACGGTTTGCTCGCCGCCTTGGGCGGTGGAGTGCATTTGTCGATGAGCACGATCGCCCCGCACACGGCCCGCCGGCTCGCGGCGCTGCACAAGGAACAGGGCGCGAGCTACATTGCGTCGCCAGTGTTCGGCAAGCCCGACGTGGCGGCGGAAGCGAAGCTGTGGATTGTCACCTCAGGCGCCGACGCTACGGCACGGCAGCGCGTGCGGCCGCTGCAGGAGGCGATGAGCCGGGGAATCACCGACTTCGGCGACGAGCCGGGCGCGGCCAACATCATCAAGCTTTCGGGCAATTTTCTGCTCGGGGCCGCGATCGAAGCGATGGCCGAAGCCTTTACGATGGCCCAGAAACATGGCGTACCGAGAACAGCGACTTATCAGTTCTTCACGCAAACGCTCTTCGATTGTTTCGTCTATCGCGCCTACGGCGAATTGATCTCCTCGGAGCGCTATGAGCCGGTGGGCGCGAAGCCGTCGTTGATTCGCAAAGATTATGGACTGATCCTCGAGGCGGCGGCCGAGCAGATGGTGCCGATGCCGCTGGCCGCCCTGATTCACCAGCGGCTCACGGCCACGGTGGCCAAGGGACGCGAGAACTTCGATTGGTCGGGCTTCGCTCGCGAAGTGTCGGAAAGCGCCGGACTATGA
- a CDS encoding DUF4159 domain-containing protein, with translation MSPCDFISFRDCVSILRCTWASRLIAAVLFAAGATAATSNTASADPEARPEPTAQQVQHAIDKGVEYLERKEDLDKDFGHWTAYRDYTGSTTELCTLALLSSGVPATDPHVKKALDYLRTLKPEKTYTASLQTLLFCLADPKRDRALIQNNVDWFEQHQITEGAHRGGWAYPGLGNGDNSNSQAALAALYEAERAGVPVKEQTWRLALSYWKDAQNPDGSFGYYNLRGKIEVPGTGSMTCAGVASLAICARRVAAIDAQADGRVHCCTQPSDDSAERIERGLRWLGQNFSIEYNPKGVRSLWQFYYRDGLERVGQLTGRRFIGAHDWFREAAAYLVGEDEQLASGAWQSSGSSVDPEHDPNIATSYALLFLTHGRRPVLIAKLQHGPADDWNRHPSDLANLTSCVETRWKREFPLGLSWQVVDLPEAKLDDLRQSPVLFLSGSRSPEVDAPHATLLRRYIEQGGCLFAAAACSDGDGFDRGFRALLPRIFPHGFKLEPLPPGHPISQAEKALPAEQQRALLGIEDRGRTCVVYSPPSKPGAPQNALSCLWQFSSPGEQRFPPEVAAQIDAANSIGAAVLEYATNRKLKTKDRLFPSENHSKPADGRTIEKDN, from the coding sequence ATGAGTCCATGCGATTTCATCTCGTTTCGCGATTGCGTTTCGATCCTTCGCTGCACATGGGCGTCTCGCTTGATCGCGGCGGTTCTATTTGCGGCCGGCGCTACGGCTGCAACTTCCAACACGGCATCCGCGGATCCCGAGGCTCGGCCTGAGCCGACCGCCCAACAGGTGCAGCATGCGATTGACAAAGGAGTTGAGTATCTCGAGCGGAAGGAAGATCTAGACAAGGATTTCGGCCATTGGACCGCCTACCGCGATTACACGGGCAGCACCACTGAGCTTTGCACGCTGGCCCTGCTCTCCTCGGGCGTTCCGGCAACCGACCCGCATGTCAAGAAAGCTCTCGATTATTTGCGCACGCTAAAGCCTGAAAAGACTTACACCGCCTCGCTGCAAACGCTCCTCTTTTGCCTCGCCGATCCGAAACGCGATCGGGCGCTGATCCAAAACAATGTCGATTGGTTCGAGCAGCACCAGATCACGGAGGGCGCCCACCGCGGCGGCTGGGCATATCCGGGACTAGGAAATGGCGACAATTCGAACAGCCAAGCCGCCCTCGCCGCCCTCTACGAAGCGGAGCGGGCCGGGGTGCCGGTCAAGGAGCAGACATGGCGATTGGCTCTGAGTTACTGGAAGGACGCCCAAAATCCCGACGGCTCATTCGGCTACTACAATCTTCGCGGCAAAATCGAAGTCCCGGGCACGGGCAGCATGACCTGTGCGGGCGTCGCCTCGCTGGCGATTTGCGCGCGGCGCGTTGCCGCGATCGACGCACAGGCGGACGGCCGGGTTCATTGCTGCACGCAGCCGTCCGATGATTCGGCTGAACGGATCGAACGGGGCCTGCGTTGGTTAGGGCAAAACTTCAGCATCGAGTACAATCCGAAAGGAGTTCGGTCGCTATGGCAGTTCTATTATCGCGATGGGCTTGAACGAGTCGGCCAGCTCACCGGTCGTCGGTTCATCGGCGCCCACGATTGGTTTCGCGAAGCGGCGGCCTATCTCGTCGGCGAGGACGAGCAACTCGCTAGTGGTGCGTGGCAGAGTTCTGGCTCCAGTGTCGATCCCGAGCACGATCCGAACATCGCCACGAGCTACGCGTTGCTCTTCCTCACCCACGGTCGCCGCCCGGTGCTGATTGCCAAATTGCAGCACGGCCCGGCCGATGATTGGAATCGGCATCCGAGCGACCTGGCGAATTTGACGTCGTGTGTCGAAACGCGCTGGAAGAGGGAATTCCCGCTCGGCCTTTCATGGCAGGTAGTCGATTTGCCGGAAGCCAAGCTCGACGATTTGCGGCAATCGCCGGTGCTGTTTCTTAGCGGCAGCCGATCGCCCGAGGTCGATGCGCCGCACGCCACGCTGCTGCGCCGCTATATCGAGCAAGGCGGCTGTTTGTTCGCCGCAGCCGCTTGTTCCGATGGCGACGGATTCGATCGCGGTTTTCGTGCCTTGCTGCCACGAATCTTCCCGCACGGTTTCAAGTTGGAGCCGTTGCCGCCGGGCCATCCGATTTCGCAGGCCGAAAAGGCATTGCCGGCCGAGCAGCAACGCGCGCTGCTTGGCATCGAGGATCGTGGCCGCACGTGCGTTGTTTATAGTCCGCCTTCGAAGCCCGGGGCTCCGCAAAACGCGCTGTCTTGCCTGTGGCAGTTTTCATCGCCAGGCGAGCAGCGATTTCCACCCGAGGTGGCTGCCCAAATCGATGCCGCGAATTCGATCGGCGCGGCCGTGCTGGAATACGCGACCAATCGCAAATTGAAAACTAAGGACCGATTATTCCCGTCGGAGAATCATTCGAAACCGGCCGACGGGCGGACGATCGAAAAGGATAACTGA
- the ribB gene encoding 3,4-dihydroxy-2-butanone-4-phosphate synthase codes for MTSHFSPIDDAVAAIRRGEVVIVVDAEDRENEGDFICAAEKVTPEIVNFMITNGRGQLCMPVLPEVCERLKIPLMVESNTAPLGTCFTVPVDHRSSKTGITAQERARTIRAMLDPNSKPTDFVRPGHLFPLMAKEGGVLRRAGHTEAAVDLARLAGLSPAGALCEILDAEGSRADRRLLFELAQKYHLEIISIEELIRYRRVREKLVYRIAEADLPTTHGFFRVIAYGVKYEPQQPIVLVMGDPAKVAVPLVRLHSSCFTGDLLDSLRCDCGDQLQLALKMIGQEGTGVLVYLPQEGRGIGLIEKIKAYQLQDQGLDTVEANLALGFKADTRDYGIGIQLLKDLGLSKVRLLTNNPKKTDAFIYGGFDLEVVDQVPILPPVHEHNARYIATKREKLGHHLPENGG; via the coding sequence ATGACCAGCCATTTTTCGCCGATCGACGATGCCGTCGCCGCCATTCGCCGCGGAGAAGTCGTGATTGTCGTCGACGCCGAAGATCGGGAAAACGAAGGCGACTTCATTTGCGCGGCCGAAAAAGTCACGCCCGAAATCGTCAATTTCATGATCACCAACGGCCGCGGGCAGCTTTGCATGCCCGTGCTGCCGGAAGTTTGCGAGCGGTTGAAGATTCCTTTGATGGTCGAATCGAACACCGCTCCGCTGGGGACCTGTTTCACCGTGCCGGTCGATCATCGCTCGTCGAAAACCGGAATCACGGCCCAGGAGCGGGCACGCACGATTCGGGCCATGCTCGATCCGAACAGCAAACCGACCGATTTCGTCCGCCCCGGCCATCTGTTTCCACTGATGGCCAAGGAAGGGGGCGTGCTGCGCCGCGCCGGACACACCGAAGCGGCCGTCGATCTGGCCCGGCTCGCCGGCCTTTCGCCGGCCGGCGCTCTGTGCGAAATCCTCGATGCCGAGGGAAGCCGGGCCGATCGCCGATTGCTCTTCGAGCTGGCCCAAAAATATCACCTCGAAATCATTTCGATCGAAGAACTGATCCGCTACCGGCGCGTTCGCGAAAAGCTGGTGTATCGCATTGCCGAAGCCGATCTGCCGACGACGCACGGCTTTTTTCGCGTGATCGCCTATGGCGTGAAGTATGAGCCGCAGCAGCCGATTGTGCTCGTGATGGGGGATCCGGCAAAAGTGGCCGTGCCGCTGGTGCGCCTGCATTCGTCGTGTTTCACGGGCGATCTGTTGGATTCGCTCCGCTGCGATTGCGGCGATCAATTGCAACTCGCGCTAAAGATGATCGGCCAGGAGGGAACCGGTGTGCTGGTGTATCTTCCGCAGGAAGGGCGGGGAATCGGGTTGATCGAAAAGATCAAGGCCTATCAGCTTCAAGACCAAGGGCTCGACACTGTCGAAGCCAATTTGGCGCTCGGCTTCAAAGCCGACACGCGCGATTACGGCATCGGCATCCAATTGCTCAAAGATTTGGGCCTATCGAAGGTGCGGCTGTTGACGAACAACCCCAAAAAGACCGACGCATTCATTTACGGCGGCTTCGATTTGGAAGTGGTCGATCAGGTGCCGATCTTGCCGCCCGTGCACGAGCACAACGCCCGCTACATCGCCACGAAGCGCGAAAAACTCGGCCACCACTTGCCGGAAAACGGCGGTTAG
- a CDS encoding archaemetzincin has translation MNAALLAMLGVAMAVSLAWNGTAAPPVGGTAPATGNIATIRDTIEKVKPLFKVKAAPQPGDWLEKQHEPGQTFEQYIRSNPNRPTAARTTIYVQPIGAFGEKEKKLLDATVDLLGRIYNLPVKTLDPIALDAIPAKARRINSATHKEQLLTEYILGELLPPRRPANAVALLALTTSDLWPGQGWNYVFGQASLTERVGVWSSARYGDPNAGDEAYRRCLMRMCKVATHETGHMFGIEHCTAYECGMNGSNSLAETDRSPLAFCPECSAKIWWACNAIPEKWYGSLAIFAEQHAMKDEAALWRKCQRAMKK, from the coding sequence ATGAATGCTGCATTGCTTGCGATGCTCGGCGTCGCGATGGCGGTTTCGCTGGCATGGAACGGCACTGCTGCCCCACCGGTGGGCGGCACGGCGCCGGCTACCGGCAATATCGCCACGATCCGCGATACGATCGAAAAAGTAAAGCCACTATTCAAAGTCAAAGCAGCGCCGCAGCCCGGAGATTGGCTCGAAAAACAGCACGAACCGGGACAGACATTCGAACAATACATCCGCAGCAATCCGAATCGGCCGACTGCCGCTCGGACGACGATCTACGTGCAGCCGATCGGGGCCTTCGGCGAAAAAGAGAAGAAGCTGCTCGATGCCACGGTCGATCTGCTCGGGCGGATCTACAATCTGCCGGTGAAAACGCTCGATCCGATCGCGCTGGATGCGATTCCCGCCAAAGCCCGGCGGATCAACTCCGCGACCCACAAGGAGCAACTGCTCACGGAGTATATCCTCGGCGAATTGTTGCCGCCGCGCCGGCCGGCCAACGCCGTCGCGCTATTGGCTCTGACGACTTCCGACCTCTGGCCCGGACAGGGCTGGAATTACGTGTTCGGCCAGGCATCGCTTACCGAACGCGTCGGCGTCTGGTCGTCGGCCCGATATGGCGACCCGAATGCCGGCGACGAAGCGTACCGACGTTGCCTGATGCGGATGTGCAAAGTGGCCACGCATGAAACCGGCCACATGTTCGGCATCGAGCATTGCACGGCGTATGAGTGCGGAATGAACGGTTCGAATAGTCTCGCGGAAACCGACCGCTCCCCGCTGGCCTTCTGCCCTGAATGCTCGGCCAAGATCTGGTGGGCCTGCAATGCCATTCCGGAAAAATGGTATGGCTCGCTCGCAATCTTTGCCGAGCAGCATGCCATGAAAGACGAAGCCGCGCTATGGCGAAAATGCCAACGGGCGATGAAAAAGTGA
- the ilvB gene encoding biosynthetic-type acetolactate synthase large subunit — protein sequence MATASKPRTSQLVTGADVVVQSLVNHGVDVIFAYPGGASMPLHQALTRFKDRLRTILPRHEQGGAFAAQGYARTTGKPGVCMATSGPGALNLVTAIADAKMDSIPLIALTGQVGTPVIGSDAFQETPIVEVCRGITKHHYLVTRVEDVARVMREAFHIATTGRPGPVLVDLPKNVQQAQIVPDYDVPTDLPGYRIKTARAQPEQIAQVAAAIRRARRPVVYAGGGIIASGASRELRDLIHKTGIPVTTTVMGLGAVRADDPLWLDMLGMHGSVYSNYAVDKADLLIALGVRFDDRVTGRKEEFAKDAFIVHIDIDPSEINKNKPVHVPITSDLKYALGELNKIVEPPEADLSPWHKQIAEWKAKDPLHYDESYDGILQQRAISELSRLTGGENTIITVGVGQHQMWAAQFYKFMHPRTWLSSSGLGTMGFGLPAAMGAKVAHPDKLVVDIDGDGSFLMNIQELATCCCEKIPVKVLLLNNQHLGMVVQWEDRFFKGNRAHTYLGPIDNPEAIGEGDAKVPSERYPDFVSIAHGFGCGARHITRKSELTDALEEMIAYDGPFVLDVEVPYQAHVLPMIPAGGTVGDLIKE from the coding sequence ATGGCCACCGCAAGCAAACCCCGCACGAGTCAATTGGTCACCGGAGCCGATGTCGTGGTTCAATCGCTCGTGAACCACGGCGTCGACGTGATCTTCGCCTATCCGGGCGGGGCCAGCATGCCCCTGCATCAGGCGCTGACGCGGTTCAAAGACCGGCTGCGAACGATCCTGCCGCGGCACGAGCAAGGCGGGGCATTCGCCGCCCAGGGCTATGCCCGCACGACCGGCAAGCCGGGCGTTTGCATGGCCACCAGCGGTCCCGGGGCCCTGAATCTGGTCACGGCGATCGCCGACGCCAAGATGGACAGCATTCCGCTGATCGCGCTCACCGGCCAGGTGGGCACGCCGGTGATCGGATCCGACGCGTTTCAGGAAACGCCGATCGTCGAAGTCTGCCGCGGAATTACGAAACACCATTATCTCGTCACACGCGTGGAAGACGTGGCCCGCGTGATGCGCGAAGCATTTCACATCGCGACGACGGGCCGGCCGGGGCCCGTGCTCGTGGATTTGCCGAAAAACGTGCAGCAAGCCCAGATCGTGCCCGACTACGATGTGCCGACGGATCTGCCCGGCTATCGGATCAAAACGGCGCGGGCCCAGCCGGAGCAGATCGCGCAAGTGGCAGCGGCGATTCGTCGGGCGCGGCGGCCGGTGGTTTATGCCGGCGGCGGAATTATCGCATCGGGCGCCAGCCGCGAGCTGCGCGATTTGATCCACAAGACGGGCATCCCCGTCACCACGACCGTGATGGGTTTGGGAGCCGTGCGGGCCGACGATCCGCTCTGGCTCGACATGCTCGGCATGCACGGCAGCGTCTATTCCAACTATGCGGTCGATAAAGCCGATCTGCTGATCGCGCTAGGCGTGCGATTCGACGACCGCGTCACCGGGCGGAAAGAAGAGTTTGCCAAAGACGCGTTTATCGTGCACATCGATATCGATCCGTCGGAGATCAATAAGAACAAGCCCGTGCATGTGCCGATCACCAGCGATCTGAAATATGCCCTCGGGGAGTTGAATAAGATCGTCGAGCCGCCGGAAGCCGATCTTTCGCCGTGGCACAAGCAGATCGCCGAGTGGAAAGCGAAAGATCCGTTGCACTACGACGAATCGTACGACGGAATCTTGCAGCAGCGCGCGATCTCCGAGCTTTCGCGGCTCACGGGGGGCGAGAACACGATTATCACTGTCGGCGTGGGCCAACATCAGATGTGGGCCGCGCAGTTCTATAAATTCATGCACCCTCGCACCTGGCTCTCCAGTTCGGGGCTGGGAACGATGGGCTTCGGCCTGCCGGCCGCGATGGGGGCGAAAGTGGCCCATCCCGATAAGCTGGTCGTCGATATCGACGGCGACGGTAGCTTTCTGATGAACATCCAAGAGCTAGCCACCTGCTGCTGCGAAAAGATTCCGGTAAAGGTGCTGCTATTGAACAACCAGCATCTGGGCATGGTCGTGCAATGGGAGGATCGATTCTTCAAGGGCAATCGCGCCCATACGTACCTGGGCCCGATCGACAATCCCGAGGCGATCGGCGAGGGAGACGCGAAGGTGCCGTCGGAGCGGTATCCCGATTTCGTGTCGATTGCCCATGGTTTCGGTTGCGGGGCGCGGCATATTACTCGTAAATCGGAGCTGACCGATGCGCTAGAAGAGATGATCGCCTACGACGGGCCGTTTGTGCTCGATGTCGAAGTGCCGTATCAGGCACACGTGTTGCCGATGATTCCCGCGGGCGGCACGGTCGGCGATTTGATCAAGGAATGA
- a CDS encoding response regulator has product MANPYRILVVDDSRDAAYALKMLLTKIGHQVEIAGDGKEGLLAAKQAPPDIVFCDISMPRMNGYEVAEELRADATTRHAYLVALTGYGQDDDRRKALESGFDLHLVKPVGWTTLQETIAAIGERRQGRT; this is encoded by the coding sequence ATGGCCAATCCCTATCGAATCCTGGTGGTCGACGATAGCCGCGATGCGGCCTACGCGTTGAAAATGCTCCTCACGAAAATCGGCCATCAGGTCGAGATCGCCGGCGACGGCAAGGAAGGGCTGCTGGCCGCAAAACAAGCCCCGCCCGACATCGTGTTTTGCGATATCAGCATGCCCCGAATGAACGGTTATGAGGTGGCCGAAGAGCTGCGAGCCGATGCGACAACCCGCCATGCCTATCTCGTCGCGCTAACCGGCTACGGACAAGACGACGATCGGAGAAAGGCGCTCGAATCCGGTTTCGATCTCCATCTCGTCAAACCGGTCGGTTGGACGACGCTGCAAGAGACCATCGCGGCGATCGGCGAGCGGCGACAAGGCAGAACTTAG
- a CDS encoding CHASE3 domain-containing protein, whose protein sequence is MRSFDRGMLVGIGLVVALLVVNVAITYRNTRTLKIDADWVDHSDLVLDQTANCLLLLVDMETAERGFVITGNEDFLAPYEMAKGQLDECVAMLKELTVDDTRLKSLIEKLEQLKNERVAIVEKTIALRRQSSADAQAFVATKQGKRSMDEIRGLVAGMVQDEHQSRQSRSDLSRSAYHFALTSEVMAGLLALLLFGAFIWYLGRALEARRRDALVIHEQREWFRTTLASIGDGVIATDTEGKVSFLNPIAQSLTGWTEAEAHGQPLETMFKIVNEQSRQTTENPVHKVLRDGIIAGLANHTVLISRDGAECPIEDSAAPIRDEQGAIVGVVLVFHSVSDRREVEGHLKKSEQRFRLAADAVDGIIYDVDMATGNTHRTRGLFEVTGYQPDDVPATVGWWNELIHPDDRPRFEEERSWAMASGADRLVSTYRVQHKDGHWLHVMDRAVLERNAAGKVVRMIGCRVDISEQKQAEAKLLENDRRKDEFLATLAHELRNPLAPLRNALEVMRLDPDNRETFAHVNEIMERQLDHLVRLVDDLLDVSRITRGKIELRKERLDLSKVIESALETSRPLIEAGRHELSVALPPKPIYVLGDLTRLAQVVANLLNNAAKYTPPNGRISLAVERDGGEALIRVRDNGFGIPADMLPTVFDMFTQVERTRERAQGGLGIGLTLVRRLVEMHNGRVEAASEGTNKGSEFVIRLPIALDESPPHQVDGFNHHPATNHLPRRRVLVVDDNDDSLASLAMLVRMMGNDVRTAVDGPTALEAAREFRPEVVLLDVGLPGMNGHEVGRRMREMPEAKGAILVAQTGWGQTEDRRKSAAAGFDAHLVKPVDPAALQKILASLDNSNGELVSG, encoded by the coding sequence ATGCGGTCTTTCGATCGTGGGATGCTTGTCGGCATCGGCTTGGTCGTCGCACTCTTGGTCGTCAACGTGGCGATCACCTATCGCAACACGCGCACTCTGAAGATCGACGCCGACTGGGTCGACCACTCCGACTTGGTGCTCGATCAAACGGCCAATTGTCTGCTTTTGTTGGTGGATATGGAGACCGCCGAGCGAGGATTCGTCATCACCGGCAACGAAGACTTCCTCGCTCCGTACGAAATGGCGAAGGGCCAACTCGACGAATGCGTCGCGATGCTCAAGGAATTGACGGTCGACGACACAAGATTGAAATCGCTGATCGAAAAACTGGAACAACTGAAGAACGAACGCGTCGCGATTGTCGAAAAGACCATTGCCTTGCGGCGACAAAGCTCCGCCGACGCCCAGGCGTTTGTCGCCACCAAGCAAGGCAAACGGTCGATGGATGAGATTCGCGGCCTCGTCGCAGGAATGGTGCAAGACGAACACCAATCGCGGCAATCGCGATCCGATCTATCGCGCAGCGCCTACCACTTCGCTCTGACATCGGAGGTGATGGCCGGGCTATTGGCGTTGCTGCTGTTCGGGGCATTCATCTGGTATCTCGGCCGAGCGCTCGAGGCGCGCCGGCGCGACGCGTTGGTGATCCACGAACAGCGCGAATGGTTCCGCACGACGCTGGCGAGCATCGGCGACGGCGTGATCGCGACCGACACCGAGGGCAAAGTCTCGTTCTTGAACCCCATCGCCCAATCACTCACCGGGTGGACCGAAGCGGAAGCCCATGGCCAGCCGCTGGAGACGATGTTCAAGATCGTGAACGAGCAAAGCCGCCAAACCACGGAAAACCCGGTACATAAGGTTCTCCGCGATGGAATCATCGCAGGCCTGGCCAACCACACGGTGCTGATTTCGAGGGACGGGGCCGAATGTCCGATCGAAGACAGTGCCGCCCCGATCCGCGACGAACAGGGGGCGATCGTCGGCGTGGTGCTCGTTTTTCATAGCGTCTCCGACCGGCGCGAGGTGGAAGGCCATCTCAAGAAAAGCGAGCAGCGATTCCGCCTCGCGGCCGATGCCGTCGACGGCATCATCTACGACGTCGATATGGCAACCGGCAATACGCACCGCACCCGCGGACTTTTCGAGGTGACGGGCTACCAACCCGACGACGTGCCGGCGACGGTCGGCTGGTGGAACGAACTCATTCATCCCGACGATCGCCCCCGTTTCGAGGAAGAACGGTCGTGGGCCATGGCGTCGGGGGCCGACCGGCTGGTGTCCACCTACCGAGTGCAGCATAAAGACGGCCATTGGCTGCACGTCATGGATCGGGCGGTGCTCGAGCGGAATGCGGCCGGCAAGGTCGTGCGCATGATTGGCTGCCGGGTGGATATTTCCGAGCAAAAGCAGGCCGAAGCGAAGCTTCTGGAAAACGATCGCCGCAAGGATGAATTTCTCGCCACGCTCGCTCACGAATTGCGCAACCCGCTCGCGCCGCTGCGCAACGCGCTGGAGGTCATGCGGCTCGATCCAGACAATCGCGAGACGTTCGCACACGTCAACGAGATCATGGAGCGGCAGCTCGATCATCTGGTCCGGCTGGTCGACGATCTGTTGGATGTCAGCCGTATCACGCGCGGAAAGATTGAATTGCGCAAGGAACGGCTCGATCTGTCGAAAGTGATCGAAAGCGCCCTCGAAACCAGCCGCCCGCTGATCGAAGCCGGCCGGCATGAACTCTCCGTGGCGCTGCCGCCGAAGCCGATTTATGTGCTCGGCGACCTGACACGGCTGGCTCAGGTCGTGGCGAATCTCTTGAACAATGCGGCAAAATACACGCCGCCGAACGGCCGGATTTCGCTCGCCGTCGAACGCGACGGCGGCGAAGCTTTGATCCGAGTGCGCGACAACGGCTTCGGAATTCCGGCCGACATGTTACCGACCGTGTTCGACATGTTCACGCAAGTCGAGCGCACTCGCGAACGGGCTCAAGGGGGCCTCGGCATCGGCTTGACGCTCGTCCGCCGGCTGGTGGAAATGCACAACGGCCGCGTCGAGGCCGCCAGCGAGGGGACGAACAAGGGAAGCGAGTTCGTCATTCGTTTGCCCATTGCGCTCGACGAATCGCCGCCGCATCAAGTCGATGGCTTCAACCATCACCCCGCGACAAATCATCTGCCGAGACGGCGCGTTTTGGTCGTCGACGACAACGACGATTCGCTCGCCAGCCTCGCCATGCTGGTGCGAATGATGGGTAACGACGTTCGCACGGCCGTCGATGGCCCGACGGCGCTCGAGGCGGCGCGAGAATTTCGCCCCGAGGTCGTGTTGCTCGATGTCGGTCTGCCGGGAATGAACGGCCATGAAGTCGGCCGACGCATGCGCGAAATGCCCGAGGCGAAAGGCGCTATCCTTGTGGCGCAAACGGGCTGGGGCCAAACCGAAGACCGCCGCAAAAGCGCCGCAGCGGGTTTCGATGCCCACTTGGTGAAGCCAGTCGATCCTGCCGCACTGCAAAAAATTCTTGCCTCGCTCGACAATTCCAACGGCGAATTAGTCAGCGGATAG